Below is a genomic region from Gadus morhua chromosome 4, gadMor3.0, whole genome shotgun sequence.
AATGTGTGTGAAAACATTTTACATATGTTTGATGAGAGTGAGTTAGTTGGAGGGAAGCAAAATGTGACCAACAACGTATGTTTGTACCGTTTCGTTCTCCCCCATATAGTGTTGGTACCGTTACGTTCTCCCCCATATAGTGTTGGTACCGTTACGTTCTCCCACATATAGCGTTGGTACCGTTACGTTCTCCCCCATATAGCGTTGGTACCGTTACATTCTACACCAGATTGTTACATTCTACACCACACTATAAAGCGAGCATTGCCTGAACACATCGATTTAAAGGGCATGTTCTCAGAGTATACGATAGCATGTGCAAGCAAGCATGTAtggacacatacactcacactctgcacccacaaacacaccatgttttatatatttttggtgAAACACATCAGAATGTAGAATAGTGCATCCGTTGCAAAATATTTTAAGTTGGCTGAACccgtatgtacacacacacctctttatCTATGATGTTTATTGGTAACTCAGTCATTCAGGTGCTGCTATAAATAGTCTGTTATAAAGGCAGCCATTAAAGTCAGCCTGCTCTCTGGaacacccctcccccacatatgcgcacgcacacgcacacacacacacacacactttaaggaTGCTGCAGCCATTAGCTGCATAATAGTCTAGCACCTCTTTTGGTCCAAAATCCACATTATTGTTTATTCATTGTGATAAATCAGatatttgtgattttttttgttcACATAATATTGCTcactaatggtgtgtgtgtgtgtgtgttttgcagtgtgtatgtgttttttgcagtgtgtgtgtgtgtgtgtgtgtgtgtgtgtgtgtgtgtgtgtgtgtgtgtgtgtgtgtgtgtgtgtgtgtgtgtgttagttggtgtgtgtgtgtgagagtgtgtgtgtgtgtgtgtctgtgttttgcagtgtgtgtctctctgtattttgatctgtgtgtaagtgtgttagtCTCTCTGTATTTtgatgcgcgtgtgtgtgtctatgtcttttgtcgtgtgtatgttttgtattgtgtgtatgtgtctatgtaagtgcatgggtgtgtgtgtgtgtgtatctgtgtgcgtgcatatatttacgtgtgtgtgcgcatgtgcgtatgtgtgcgtgttgcacTTGACAGGGACTCACACGTCGTCTCCCTGAACAAAGAGTTCTGGTCGCTCCTTCAGCAGGTTCTGCCCAATCCAGACCAGCAGCTGCTTCATgttccctacacacacacacacacacacacacacacacacacagacagacagacatacagacaacgggggtcaaaggtcagaggtgaAGGGTCAAGGTCTGCGGTCCCAGTCAGCACCCCGCCCCACCCGGTCGATGTGACGCGACAGAGGCATCAGACGGGACCGGGATTTGGGGTACTAAtaatcaaatgtgtgtgtgtgtgggggtgtgtgtgtgtattggtgtgtgtgtgtgggtctgtgtgcgtgtgcgcgtggggGATGGAGACCATGTCAGGGGGGCTGCGGGTGGGGGTGCTTGGACGGTCACAATCAAAGAGCGTGGCCATTTCTCTACCTTGGTCTCCTGGCGATGTGATGAATGAAAAAAGCAATCACTAAAACCCCAGCCGTCTGGGGCCCTATTCCGTCTGGGGCCCTATTCCGTCTGGGGCCCTATGGATGGACGTCGCTCGTTACCGCATTTCATTACAATATTTAGGTTATTCAGTATGTCAGAGAGCCATGAATCCTACGGCGGCGCCTGGCTAGCCATCTTAGAGATACGCCTTATCTCGCACCAGTATATATAGTGTAGAGGACACCTTCCTATCGTCACAATACAAACGGTTCAGAAGTATACCATATTTTCATTGGCTGTTGAAATTACATAATAAGAGACTACAAAGGATAATATCAAATAATACGATGAAGATACTGGATGATGTAGAATGAATGatgaacaaataaatatatatacacatacacacacacacacacacacatacatacagacacacacacacacagaacgtaTTATTTACACAAAATGTATCATATTCAATCAACGTGAACGTACTCttctgtgttatgtgtgtgtgcattttctaaaatgtataaatccatatacaaatacatacacatatatagatTTATGGATACATAGAAACATATTCATAGATATAAAAATATATGGATAAATGGATACATGTATATAATTCAATAGATACATTGATGTATATAcctagatatataaatatatagatacctagataaataaatatatagatacctatatatatttatatatataaataaatataaatgtctatatacacacagacatgtacatatgtagatatatatacacacacacacacatacatttacgtatacacacagattgataaaaagcacaaaagaacacagacagagagtagTACATTCACGTTTCACCGAATGTAAACCCAGATGTTTGATGGTCAACAAAAAATCCTAACCCTCGCTCTACAAATGTACATCTCGGCTTCAAAACCCGTCAAATCACAGCTACAACATCTCCACCGCTCTCGAATCTTGGTACGGACATAACGAAAAAAACGGTGGCCAAACATTTAACGGAACAATGGTCCGATCCATTTTGGATAAGaaaccaaacacaaaaacatatccttttttttccatttatcAGCGTGAGACGCTAAACACTTGCGCCTTCTGCGTAGCTTAAATATCGACAATGCTTGAATTTTGATGGAGTCTGACCCCGGGAACAATCACATTGACCTTGTTGCAACAAAGGGCCAGCCTCCCTCAGACACCACGGTCGTCTGGAGGGGCCGCCGTCAGGAAAGGCATTAAGACAAATCTCTACTCAACATTTGACCAtgaatacatatacatatgtttaTTAAAGCGTAACGCTCTGATCACAATACGTTTATTTTatggtgtgtgttcgtgtttcaGGGTAGCTGGCAAAAAAATGCATAACACACAAATCTCATGGATGCATTGGTGGAAGAGGGGGGGCAAAAGCCTTAAGGTTATAAACATAATTGAATCAGCcttaatgtgtgtatttatactcTCTATATACATTTGAGGATTTTgagtttcagtgtgtgtgtgtgtgtgtgtgtgtgtgtgtgtgtgtgtgtgtgtgtgtgtgtgtgtgtgtgtgtgtgtgtgtgtgtgtgtgtgtgtgtggcggtacACATCCCACAGCTCAAAGCCATGTATTTCGCTATCAACAGGAAATACATAGAATATGCTTTACCAATGCTTTTATTTATCAAAGCAGCGAACGACACCCAGGAAGTGGGATCTCAGGTAAGTGCTTCTGCTCATAGCTGCACGCCGGCGGTCACACAACACGCTGCCTGAGGACCGAGCTAAAGGAGCTAGCTAAACACGTTAGCGAGCTACGCCACGACTGTGGGGAGAAGCTGCTAGTCAGAGCGGGGATACCTTCTCCTTCattgtctccctctctagcatccacacgtacaaacacgagagcacacgcacacgcacacacacacacacacacacacacacacacacacacacaccggaatcAGCCGCCTTTATCAAGAGAGCAGATGAACATCAAACattccccccccaaaaaaacaatttgaatgagaggatggatggagagagagagagcgagggaggtagagagaggtagagtgtgCATCAGAGAGTGTTAGAGCAAGCCCAGCGAGTGAGGGTCAGGGTGCGTGGGCGTCGTATGCTGAGGGACTGTGAAGAGATGAGGGAGATCCAAGGTCCGTCCGACACCGCATTACCACACAACGCTGCCGGCCTCCTTGATAGTGACCCGCACGGGAAACAACCAATGCAGTGCACAGCGAGAGGCGCGCAAAAGACACACATTTGTGTACCGGTGGCTGACAGAGGGAACATATTGAAATATCTTATACATATGATATTTTCAGGGCACAGAATCAAGTGCAGGGTGTTACTATCTCTGTTTTTAATTTCCATAATAAGCCaaaggttaggtttaggtttctataaatgtatatctgtgtgttttaATCAAGTGGTGCTAATTGGGTTGAACTTAAGCAGGTCATAACATGcctttttccacacacacacacacacacacacacacacacacacacacacacacacacacacacacacacacacacacacacacacacacacacacacacacacacacaggtatgtaAACATATAGAGAAGCAGTAAAAAAAATGCCATTATGTCACAATATTATGTAAAGAGAACATTTGAGGGAGACATCATCACAAAAAAACGGTTCCAACCTGCAAAGGTTGtactctccgtctcctcccagTTTGCTGTGAACATCAGCTCTAGTCTGATGTCCCATTGATATCACTGTATATTCATAAAGCACAGAAGTGCATTTGATGGCCATTATCCTTACCATTAATAAAGTGCACCTGATCAGCGGGCGTAGAGGACCACTAGGTTAATGGGTATTGCTGCTGGTTCACTGAAATAAGGACAGTGGTGTTCTGTACCGGCTCCACAGCCCTCCCACTGGCCCAATAAAACAAGACGAATGCCTACCGCCTCCACcaacgcacatacacgcacacgcacacgcacacacacacacacacacacacacacacacacacacacacacacacgtgcatgctaGCCAAGGCAGAGCGATGCAAGAACGGGCGAAagatggagagggagtgagagagacagaaaggaagaGCAGTGAATATTGACCTGCACCTTGGTGGGGCTAAAAACAGAAGCAATCAGTACAGCAGTcataactccccccccccctttccaccaccccccccccccccccccacgccacaGTATTTTTCTCCACCATTACACCCTTGCTCGCACCTTCATCCATTCCCTCTCTTTTAAATGTGCTCTTTTACGTTGTCCacacttcatctctctctctctttctcaatctccacctctctcgtaaaaccctcctcatcctcgtgtccaccttcacacacacacacacacacacacacacacacacacacacacacacacacacacacacacacacacacacacacacacacacacacacacacgcgcgcgcgcgcgcgcttgTAAAAGGCGTATAAACCTGCACTTAAACCGGTGTGGCCGACAATGCACAATGCCTCACTCCACAAGGACCAGCCTCCATCCTGCCTGGTGTGCGAGTTGGTTTGTGATTCTTAGATGTGACAATGTGAAGACATTTGGTTTATTCTCGGTTTAGGGGGGCTAACCTTGGTATATAAGATGGGGAAAAAGGGCTGCCATCTGTGATCTGTGATAGAATGTCAGCCTCTATCACATGTTATGTGaaaaaggagaagagaaggaggtggtggaggaggaggaggaggaagagaacgaCGAGgtgggagcaggagagagcgggaaaataaaaaataggtaTCAAGAACCAAACTGAAATTGAAAGGGGGAAACGTCTCCAGAACGGAGGAGACGATGTGAACATCACAGAAGACACTGGAGAACCATGAGATGGCGAAGGGCGAAGCAGAACCGGAGGGGAACAAAACGAGCGGGAATATAAACCAAACTGCGTCACGGCGGTCTCTGCTCTGCGTCGCCGGGTGGCCGCATTGTGGTCCCGCTCCGGCGTGCCGTCGCCGCGCGCCCCTATGGCTCGGGAAACAGGCGCCATTTTGACGTCGGTTTGAAATAATGTCCactttttcttttgtgtgtctgagttcTCTTGTCTTGCGTTCCTCTGTCCTGGTGTCATTATGAtgggtctgggggagggggtggggggggggggatggggtaaTCTATCATTCTGGGGGGTTCCTTTTAACCGATATAGGGGGAGCCATGCGATCCTTACATCgcagtgtgtgtctgggcttttttctttttgctccaGTGGGCGGAGCCTTTCAGTTGAGGGTCATCAATCACGGGCCGGGGTCAAAGAGAAATAGGAAAGGATTCTGAACCAATTATATCTGCTGGCCCCTCATCCATAGTCTGGCGCTCAACCCCCACGccgctttctctccctctcttacacacagacacacacacatgcacgagtgcccccccccccccccctcacacacacacacacacacacacacacacacacacacacacacacacacacacacacacacacacacacacacacacacacacacacacacacacacacacacaatgaaagagCCAGATGAACTATTTAATCAAAGAGCCTAACTTAGTTTATTACAATAATTGTGATTATAACATGAAACCCTAAGATGCCCTTTATATCAAAAGTCTAATGCATAAGGTTGATTTCAAAATATGTTTGCTCAACACTCTTACCTTCTGAAAGCACACaaaattgcaaaaataaataaataagcaaatctaatataaaaaacaatatgatACTATGACAGCCTTAATTGGCtttaatctcacacacacacacacacacacacacacacacacacacacacacacacacacacacacacacacacacacacacacacacacacacacacacacacacacacacacacaggtcagctgGTGCACCAAGGTCATACTTGGCTGACATTCTCTGCTTTGGTCAACTTTTGTCTTTCGGTCACCCTGGTAACATCAGAGCGCCGTGGGTGAACACCCTTTGTTTCACAAAATACCACCAGACCCTTGTCCATCCGTCTGTCCTTCCAGAGCCccaccacgcacacaaacaacaaatattctctctctctctctctctctctctctctctctctctctctctctctctctctctctctccttacaaTATCTTCAATATCTTGCACCAGCATAGCATATGCAGCCCTCTACCAGTTTAGCTGCTTACAAAAACAAGAATTACCTTtcacaaaatatacaaacacaatttGGATCAAAGTTGAGGAACCCCAAGTTTTAGCATCCATTTTGATTGTAGGCGTTCTGGGGCAGAGTTCAACcataggaggggagagaagaagagggggaTCCCGCCACATCATTCAAACTGATTTCCCACAAAAATGTTTGACTCTGCTTTTGGACACAACAGCGCCCCACGCCCCAAACTGACCCTCCCCCCTTCAGTATGTTGGTCTTTCTTAGGTGGGGGTCACTGCCCAACACATAGGCATAATCAGGGAGAAGCATTTGCAAATGAAAGAGAAAGCTTTGAGAattagctagagagagagagagagagatcgtccCTTGGATAAATAAGGGAAACTTAAAGATAAAATGCCAGAAGCaaagaggagaggtgagagcaAGAGAAGAGGAGTGAGTTGATGAGAAAGGATGTAGTTTATACTTTGTTGCACTACAGGTAAACTGAAGAGGGTCAGCCCAGATCATTGATTGAGGAAAAGTTCATGGTGGGACCAGTTGCCGTGTTAAACTTAcagggttctgattggctgggaagAGTCACATGATGTTCCTTTACACCATCAAATAGCAGCTCAGCCCCTCCCCTAGTAGAAACGAATAGAGGCATTGGCACAAACAGAATTTTTATAAATTGTAATTTTCTTTGCTTTGTTTTACATACTATATCCTGCTCCATGACATGGGTTCACATGAAAAAGGCtgcaaattaaaataataagcaAAGTAGAGTAAAATTCCCAATAACAATGAAATACTGAGATTCTTTAGCTTACATGAATGTATACAACAGAGAATAGAATA
It encodes:
- the urm1 gene encoding ubiquitin-related modifier 1; protein product: MAAPITLHLAFGGGAELLFDGVKEHHVTLPSQSEPWNMKQLLVWIGQNLLKERPELFVQGDDVRPGILVLINDADWELMGQLDYELQDKDNVVFISTLHGG